The following coding sequences lie in one Flavobacterium sediminis genomic window:
- a CDS encoding replication-associated recombination protein A, with protein MEAPLAERIRPQHLSEYISQLHLVGEQGSLTHQINKGIIPSLILWGPPGTGKTTLAQIMAQESKRPFYQLSAIHSGVKEVREVIEKAKQSGGLFTSKNPILFIDEIHRFSKSQQDSLLAAVEKGWVTLIGATTENPSFEVIPALLSRCQVYVLNPFTKDDLEALLHRALETDEILKTKDIQLIETEALLRLSGGDGRKLLNIFELVINASEGDTIEITNDKVMQLVQKNTVMYDKTGEQHYDIISAFIKSIRGSDPNGAVYWLARMIEGGEDVKFIARRMLILASEDIGNANPTALIMANNTFQAVTTIGYPESRIILSQCAIYLASSAKSNASYMAIGKAQQFVKQTGDLPIPLHLRNAPTKLMKELGYGDEYKYAHDYTNNFAEQEFLPTEISETKFYEPGENARERELRQFLKNRWKDKYGY; from the coding sequence ATGGAAGCACCATTAGCAGAACGCATACGTCCGCAACATTTATCTGAATATATCAGCCAATTACACCTCGTTGGAGAACAAGGCTCGTTGACCCATCAAATTAACAAGGGGATTATTCCCAGCTTAATTTTATGGGGGCCTCCGGGAACCGGAAAAACAACATTAGCTCAGATCATGGCTCAGGAAAGCAAACGTCCTTTCTACCAATTAAGCGCCATCCACTCCGGTGTAAAAGAAGTGAGAGAAGTCATTGAAAAAGCAAAACAAAGCGGCGGTTTATTTACCAGTAAAAACCCTATTCTGTTTATTGATGAAATCCATAGATTCAGTAAATCCCAACAAGATTCTTTACTGGCTGCTGTTGAAAAGGGTTGGGTCACTTTGATAGGTGCTACTACTGAAAATCCAAGTTTTGAAGTAATCCCCGCACTACTGTCGAGATGTCAGGTTTATGTCTTAAATCCGTTTACCAAAGATGATTTAGAAGCTCTTTTACACAGAGCACTTGAAACAGACGAAATTCTGAAAACAAAAGACATTCAACTTATAGAAACTGAAGCTTTGCTTCGACTTTCAGGAGGAGACGGCAGGAAATTATTGAACATCTTTGAATTAGTCATTAATGCCAGTGAAGGAGATACCATTGAAATCACCAACGATAAGGTCATGCAATTGGTTCAGAAAAATACGGTCATGTATGACAAAACCGGAGAGCAGCATTACGATATTATCTCTGCTTTTATTAAATCGATTCGTGGCAGCGACCCGAATGGTGCCGTATACTGGTTAGCCCGTATGATTGAGGGAGGTGAGGATGTTAAATTTATTGCTCGTCGAATGCTCATCTTAGCCAGTGAAGACATTGGCAATGCTAATCCGACAGCTTTAATTATGGCGAATAATACTTTTCAGGCTGTAACGACAATTGGCTATCCCGAAAGCAGGATCATTCTGAGTCAATGTGCTATTTACTTAGCAAGTTCGGCAAAAAGCAATGCCAGTTATATGGCCATAGGCAAAGCCCAACAGTTCGTTAAACAAACAGGAGACTTGCCGATTCCTCTACATTTAAGAAATGCTCCTACTAAGTTAATGAAGGAGTTAGGTTACGGCGATGAATATAAGTATGCACACGATTATACTAACAATTTTGCTGAGCAAGAATTTTTACCTACTGAAATTTCAGAGACAAAATTTTATGAGCCCGGGGAAAATGCTCGCGAGCGTGAATTACGTCAATTTTTAAAGAATAGATGGAAAGATAAATATGGTTATTAA
- a CDS encoding YjjG family noncanonical pyrimidine nucleotidase, with protein MTFYHKKHLFFDLDHTLWDFDRNSAAAFDVIFKEHGFDFSTEEFLKHYVPRNQYYWKLYQVNKVSHEDLRYYRLKDVFDVLGVDVSREIIHQLSEDYISHLPNSNHLFDGAIEVLEYLQPHYNLHIITNGFHFVQDKKLRNANIEHFFQTVTNSEMAGEKKPHPIIFEHALSLANADKQESIMIGDSLEADVEGAINFGMDAIFFNAEKIATNQPVYQINHLLELKNIL; from the coding sequence ATGACTTTCTATCATAAAAAACACCTTTTCTTTGATTTAGATCATACTTTGTGGGATTTCGACAGAAATTCGGCAGCAGCTTTTGACGTTATTTTCAAAGAACACGGTTTTGATTTCAGTACGGAAGAATTCTTAAAGCATTATGTGCCCAGAAATCAGTATTATTGGAAACTGTATCAGGTAAATAAGGTTTCGCATGAAGATTTACGTTACTATCGTTTAAAAGATGTTTTTGATGTCTTGGGAGTTGATGTTTCAAGAGAAATAATCCATCAGCTTTCCGAAGATTACATTAGCCATTTACCAAATAGTAATCATTTGTTTGACGGAGCGATAGAAGTCTTAGAATACCTTCAGCCTCATTATAATCTTCATATCATTACAAATGGTTTTCATTTTGTACAAGATAAAAAATTAAGAAATGCAAATATTGAACATTTCTTTCAGACAGTTACCAACTCTGAAATGGCCGGAGAAAAAAAACCGCATCCGATAATTTTTGAGCACGCATTAAGTTTGGCTAATGCCGACAAACAAGAAAGTATTATGATAGGAGATAGTTTGGAAGCCGATGTTGAAGGTGCTATAAATTTCGGGATGGATGCTATTTTCTTTAATGCTGAAAAAATAGCGACAAACCAACCCGTTTACCAAATTAATCATCTGTTGGAATTAAAAAATATATTATGA
- a CDS encoding ABC transporter permease, translating to MDAKPYGKESHSVGFRDNYKGFKIVGTTSEYLEKYGAVISEGKVFEKNFEVVVGSEAAQKLNLGIGDEFFGAHGSEEEGEVHEHYAYKVVGIASATGRVVDNLIISNIPSVWQMHGTHEEEAHRHEENPAHGEAGHIHEEGDEHEHHIDEESDMTIDEPGMEITSVLLQMRNPMAKLTWQRIIPQNTKMQAASPAIEINRLFTLFGVGIDALRYLAYGIMLISGISIFIALFNTLKERKNEFALLRVNGAGRRQLLKLVLIESLLLCVLGFIFGTILGRIGLMLISRSSESDFKLSFNPYEFIWDKEGWLLVLTLLVGVIAALIPAIKAYTLNISKTLAYA from the coding sequence ATGGATGCAAAACCCTATGGTAAAGAGAGCCATTCCGTTGGCTTTCGGGATAATTATAAAGGATTTAAAATAGTAGGGACAACTTCTGAATATTTGGAAAAATACGGAGCAGTAATTTCTGAAGGAAAGGTATTTGAGAAGAATTTTGAAGTGGTGGTAGGTAGCGAAGCTGCTCAAAAATTAAATTTAGGTATAGGAGATGAGTTTTTCGGGGCACACGGTAGTGAAGAAGAAGGTGAAGTGCATGAACATTATGCTTACAAAGTGGTGGGAATTGCGTCAGCAACAGGTAGAGTAGTAGATAATTTAATTATTTCTAATATTCCCAGTGTATGGCAAATGCACGGAACTCATGAAGAAGAAGCCCATAGACATGAAGAAAATCCTGCGCATGGTGAAGCGGGTCATATTCATGAAGAAGGAGACGAACATGAACACCATATCGATGAGGAAAGTGATATGACAATTGACGAACCCGGAATGGAAATCACTTCAGTTTTATTGCAAATGCGAAACCCTATGGCAAAACTAACCTGGCAGCGAATCATTCCGCAAAATACCAAAATGCAGGCTGCATCTCCGGCAATTGAGATCAATCGCCTGTTTACATTGTTTGGCGTGGGAATAGATGCGCTTCGTTATTTAGCCTATGGAATAATGCTTATCTCCGGAATATCGATTTTTATAGCTCTTTTTAACACTTTAAAAGAACGTAAAAATGAATTTGCTTTGTTGCGTGTTAACGGTGCTGGGAGAAGACAATTACTAAAACTGGTTTTAATAGAAAGCTTATTGCTTTGTGTCTTAGGGTTTATTTTTGGTACGATTTTGGGAAGAATTGGTTTGATGTTGATCTCAAGATCATCAGAAAGTGATTTTAAATTGAGTTTTAATCCGTATGAGTTTATCTGGGATAAGGAAGGCTGGTTGTTAGTACTGACTTTATTAGTAGGCGTTATAGCAGCATTGATCCCGGCGATAAAAGCTTATACACTAAACATATCAAAAACATTAGCATATGCGTAA
- a CDS encoding ABC transporter ATP-binding protein yields MISTKGITFSYADDQLFHMPDLHCDAGNTILITGDSGKGKTTYLHILAGLLKPKTGEILVDKTDIVSLSEAKGDKFRGKHIGLVLQKSIFIAAFTVLENLEMASWLATGKKNTERAKRLLEQLDITDQSHKLPNQLSIGQQQRVSIARALMNEPKVLLADEPTSSLDDKNAEKVIKLLTDLSKEYKAALVIVTHDTRIKEKFINKITMV; encoded by the coding sequence ATGATTAGCACTAAAGGAATAACTTTTTCTTATGCGGATGATCAACTGTTTCACATGCCGGATCTGCATTGTGATGCAGGAAATACTATTTTGATAACCGGTGATTCCGGAAAAGGAAAAACAACATATTTGCATATTTTGGCAGGTTTGTTAAAACCGAAGACCGGAGAAATTTTAGTTGATAAAACTGATATTGTTTCTCTATCAGAAGCAAAAGGAGATAAGTTCAGAGGAAAGCATATAGGTTTAGTATTGCAGAAATCGATCTTTATTGCGGCTTTTACCGTTTTAGAAAATTTAGAAATGGCAAGTTGGCTGGCAACCGGTAAGAAAAATACGGAAAGAGCTAAAAGGTTATTAGAGCAATTAGACATAACCGATCAGTCACATAAATTACCAAACCAATTAAGTATAGGGCAACAGCAACGTGTTTCTATTGCCCGTGCTTTGATGAATGAACCTAAAGTGCTTTTAGCAGATGAACCAACGTCAAGTCTGGATGACAAAAATGCAGAAAAAGTAATAAAGTTATTAACTGATTTGTCTAAAGAGTACAAAGCGGCCTTGGTAATTGTTACGCACGACACACGAATAAAAGAGAAGTTTATTAATAAAATAACGATGGTGTAA
- the radC gene encoding RadC family protein gives MYTPINQWAEDDRPREKFLLKGKSSLSDSELLAILIGSGSRSESAVQLCQRILASSQNNLNLLGKLSIQQLTHFKGIGEAKAIAIAAALELGRRRREEELVQLKKVTSSKAVFDVMHSIIGELHHEEFWVLYLNNSNKIIYKSQISKGGLIGTVVDIRILFKLALEHNATSVILVHNHPSGKLSASEADVQITKKIKSAGENLDIRVLDHIIITERSYLSFVDNGIF, from the coding sequence ATGTATACGCCAATTAATCAGTGGGCAGAGGACGATCGCCCACGCGAAAAGTTTTTACTTAAAGGTAAATCTTCTTTGTCCGACTCAGAGCTCTTAGCAATACTTATAGGGTCGGGTTCCCGTAGCGAAAGCGCTGTTCAGTTATGCCAACGCATTTTAGCGTCTTCACAAAATAATCTCAATCTTTTAGGGAAATTATCGATACAACAACTGACCCATTTTAAAGGAATAGGGGAGGCTAAAGCTATTGCTATTGCAGCTGCATTGGAATTAGGGCGAAGAAGACGAGAGGAAGAACTCGTTCAGCTAAAAAAAGTAACGTCCAGTAAAGCTGTTTTTGATGTAATGCATTCAATAATAGGTGAATTGCATCATGAAGAATTCTGGGTCTTATACCTGAATAATTCTAATAAAATAATCTATAAGTCACAAATCAGCAAAGGAGGACTCATAGGAACAGTTGTTGATATTCGTATACTGTTTAAGTTAGCATTAGAGCATAATGCCACTTCAGTCATTTTAGTACATAATCACCCTTCAGGAAAGCTGTCGGCAAGTGAAGCAGATGTTCAGATAACGAAAAAAATTAAATCAGCCGGAGAAAATTTAGACATTAGAGTATTGGATCATATTATCATTACCGAACGCTCTTATCTAAGCTTTGTTGACAATGGAATATTTTAG
- a CDS encoding DUF1287 domain-containing protein, whose protein sequence is MKIISTFFLSFLLFNCKEKTKYWVLKDTKEIRKENFFQDSNQIDFYQKLSNAAISIIDPEVVYTPTYVSITYPNGDVSAKTGVCSDVVIRTYRKLGIDLQKEVHEDMKTNFSLYPKIWGLKTTDKNIDHRRVPNLETFFKRKGRSLPISQNAGDYTIGDIVTWRLSDDGIPHIGIVTHIKSNDGKRNKIVHNIGSGQVLEDCLFNWKIVGHYRYGK, encoded by the coding sequence ATGAAAATTATCAGCACCTTTTTTTTATCCTTTCTTCTTTTTAATTGTAAAGAGAAAACTAAATATTGGGTTTTAAAAGACACTAAAGAAATCCGGAAAGAAAATTTTTTTCAAGATTCAAATCAAATTGATTTCTACCAGAAACTTTCTAATGCTGCTATTTCAATTATAGATCCTGAAGTAGTATATACTCCAACTTATGTTTCTATTACTTATCCAAATGGTGATGTGTCTGCTAAAACAGGGGTTTGTAGTGATGTAGTAATTCGGACATATCGAAAATTAGGCATTGATCTGCAAAAAGAGGTACATGAAGACATGAAAACTAACTTTTCCTTATACCCGAAAATCTGGGGATTAAAAACTACCGATAAAAATATTGATCATCGCAGAGTTCCTAATCTGGAAACTTTTTTTAAACGAAAAGGAAGAAGTCTACCCATTTCTCAGAACGCTGGTGATTATACCATTGGCGACATTGTAACATGGCGGCTTTCCGACGACGGGATTCCACATATTGGGATTGTAACGCATATTAAATCAAATGATGGAAAACGAAATAAAATTGTCCACAACATAGGAAGTGGACAAGTTTTAGAAGATTGCCTTTTCAATTGGAAAATTGTCGGGCACTATCGATATGGGAAATAA
- a CDS encoding UDP-N-acetylmuramate--L-alanine ligase: MRVHFIAIGGAAMHNLALALHEKGYQVTGSDDAIFEPSKSRLDRKGLLPKELGWFPERITTDLDAVILGMHAKKDNAELLRAQEFGVKIYSYPEFLYEQSKDKTRVVIGGSHGKTTITSMILHVMNYHDIAVDYMVGAQLEGFDTMVHLTEENEFIVLEGDEYLTSPIDLRPKFHLYQPNIALISGIAWDHINVFPTFENYVEQFRIFTNGITKGGILVYNEEDAVVKQVAEECENQIRKIPYQTPEYTVEGGVTYLGTPDGFMPIEVFGAHNLNNLAGAKWICQCMGVDEAEFYEAIATFKGASKRLEKIAESTNKVAYKDFAHSPSKVSATTKAVKNQYPDRKLVACLELHTYSSLNAEFLKQYQGALDAADVAVVFYSPDAVKIKQLEEVTYEQIANSFERKDLVIYTNPVEFKDFLFSQNLDNSALLLMSSGNYGGLNFDEVKQLIS; this comes from the coding sequence ATGAGAGTACACTTCATAGCCATTGGCGGAGCAGCCATGCACAACTTAGCCTTAGCCTTACATGAAAAAGGATATCAAGTAACCGGAAGCGATGATGCTATCTTTGAACCGTCAAAATCACGTTTAGATAGAAAAGGCTTGTTGCCAAAAGAATTAGGTTGGTTTCCGGAAAGGATCACAACCGATTTAGATGCGGTTATTTTAGGAATGCATGCTAAAAAAGACAATGCTGAATTATTGCGTGCACAAGAGTTTGGCGTGAAAATATATTCGTATCCTGAATTCTTATACGAACAGTCAAAAGATAAAACCCGTGTGGTTATAGGAGGGTCGCATGGAAAAACAACCATTACTTCCATGATTTTACATGTGATGAATTATCATGATATTGCCGTTGATTATATGGTTGGAGCGCAATTAGAAGGTTTTGATACGATGGTGCATTTAACCGAGGAAAATGAATTTATCGTTTTGGAAGGCGATGAATATTTAACGTCACCTATCGATTTGCGTCCGAAGTTTCATTTGTACCAGCCTAATATTGCTTTGATCTCCGGTATTGCCTGGGATCATATTAATGTATTCCCGACGTTTGAAAATTATGTAGAACAATTCCGGATTTTTACCAATGGGATTACTAAAGGCGGGATTTTAGTTTATAATGAAGAAGATGCGGTTGTAAAACAAGTAGCGGAAGAATGTGAAAACCAAATCCGAAAAATTCCGTACCAAACACCGGAATACACTGTTGAAGGAGGAGTGACTTATTTGGGAACACCGGACGGTTTTATGCCGATTGAGGTTTTCGGGGCACACAATCTGAACAATTTAGCAGGAGCGAAATGGATTTGCCAGTGTATGGGTGTTGATGAAGCTGAATTTTACGAAGCAATTGCTACTTTTAAAGGAGCAAGCAAACGTTTAGAGAAAATTGCAGAAAGCACTAATAAAGTAGCATATAAAGATTTTGCACATTCACCAAGCAAAGTGTCAGCGACGACAAAAGCAGTAAAAAATCAATATCCTGACAGAAAGTTAGTGGCTTGTTTAGAATTGCATACATATAGTAGTTTAAATGCCGAATTCTTAAAACAATATCAAGGCGCTTTAGATGCTGCTGATGTTGCAGTGGTTTTCTATTCACCTGATGCTGTTAAAATTAAGCAATTGGAAGAAGTAACGTATGAACAAATTGCCAATTCTTTTGAGCGCAAGGACTTGGTTATTTATACCAATCCAGTGGAATTTAAAGATTTTTTATTCAGTCAAAATTTAGATAACTCCGCTTTATTACTAATGAGTTCCGGTAATTACGGCGGATTGAATTTTGACGAAGTGAAGCAATTAATTAGTTAG
- a CDS encoding tetratricopeptide repeat protein has product MKKLCFWLLFSTISFAQSDFELGKQYFAEKKWELARNNFEKYLEQDPENSEVVEYLGDIFGHQKKWDAAIEKYKMLRDKFPGNADYWYKYGGALGMKAKESSKWKALGMIDDVEEAFLKAASLDKSHIDARWALVTLYIELPGIVGGSEKKAQYYANELMGLSKVDGYLAKGYIDVYFKRYEKAEKNYSNAHKIGHSKTTFEKLYDLYLNKLKNAEKAKQLKKEFYKT; this is encoded by the coding sequence ATGAAAAAACTTTGTTTCTGGCTATTATTTTCTACAATTAGTTTTGCCCAATCTGACTTTGAATTGGGGAAACAATATTTTGCTGAAAAAAAGTGGGAATTGGCACGAAATAATTTTGAAAAATACTTAGAGCAAGACCCGGAGAACTCTGAAGTTGTTGAATATCTGGGGGATATTTTCGGACATCAAAAGAAATGGGATGCCGCTATTGAAAAATACAAAATGCTCCGAGATAAATTTCCGGGAAATGCTGATTATTGGTACAAATATGGCGGCGCCTTAGGCATGAAAGCAAAAGAAAGTTCCAAATGGAAAGCGCTTGGGATGATTGATGATGTGGAAGAAGCTTTCTTAAAAGCAGCTAGTCTTGATAAAAGTCATATTGATGCCCGCTGGGCACTGGTAACTTTGTATATAGAATTGCCCGGAATAGTAGGCGGAAGTGAAAAAAAAGCGCAGTACTATGCTAACGAGTTGATGGGGCTTTCAAAAGTGGACGGTTATTTAGCAAAAGGCTACATAGATGTGTATTTTAAACGTTATGAAAAAGCCGAAAAAAATTATAGCAACGCCCATAAGATCGGACATTCAAAAACTACTTTTGAAAAGTTATATGACTTATATTTGAACAAGCTTAAAAATGCCGAAAAAGCCAAACAATTAAAAAAAGAATTTTACAAAACATAA
- a CDS encoding carboxypeptidase-like regulatory domain-containing protein, whose translation MFKFIILFFLPTLIFSQITFSGKVIDARTKEPLSGTSIYIPNSSIGTTTDIDGDFSLQLSRETKEIVVSYLGYYTINVKLDLSDSSDFSKTILLREKSNTLNEVVVVKQKQDKDWHRRYKIFKTSFLGQSTLAQNAEILNEEELYFTEISDSTGYRLIANTNKPLLVLNKATGYLINYDLIEFNLINPKEQQGFTFYLGYSFFEDIVEKYKLKPKKVTKNRLEAYYGSLNHFLKSAHENKIKEEGFLISQYIIKDNPKYPDANTLKKMKEEAKKTGNYHFFKDLPKKEITIIGKALSKTDFVKDSEDRQFLDFENYVLITYTKASPDSKYMTDNFYQVSYLKVENEKVEVFSNGNYYNPLNLLVYGYMGWKKVGDLIPLDFNP comes from the coding sequence ATGTTCAAATTTATTATACTTTTTTTTCTCCCTACTTTAATTTTCTCCCAAATAACTTTTTCCGGAAAAGTCATTGATGCCAGAACAAAAGAACCTCTTTCCGGCACTTCTATATATATACCGAATTCAAGTATAGGAACGACTACGGATATAGATGGTGATTTCAGTCTACAGCTATCCCGGGAAACAAAGGAAATTGTTGTGAGCTATCTGGGCTATTACACGATTAATGTCAAATTAGATCTGAGTGATAGCAGTGATTTTTCGAAAACAATATTATTGAGAGAAAAAAGCAACACGTTAAATGAAGTAGTGGTTGTCAAACAAAAACAGGACAAGGATTGGCACAGGCGTTATAAAATTTTCAAAACAAGCTTCTTAGGACAAAGTACATTGGCTCAAAATGCAGAAATACTAAATGAAGAAGAACTTTATTTCACTGAAATATCGGATTCTACAGGTTACAGGCTAATTGCTAACACTAATAAACCGTTACTTGTATTGAATAAAGCCACAGGGTATTTAATCAATTATGATTTAATTGAATTCAACCTCATCAACCCTAAAGAGCAACAAGGTTTTACCTTCTATCTTGGATATTCCTTTTTTGAAGATATCGTTGAAAAGTACAAATTAAAACCTAAAAAAGTTACAAAAAACAGATTAGAAGCCTATTATGGTTCGCTAAATCATTTCCTAAAATCTGCCCATGAAAACAAAATAAAAGAAGAAGGCTTTCTCATCAGCCAATACATTATTAAAGACAATCCAAAATATCCTGATGCGAACACTTTAAAAAAAATGAAAGAAGAAGCAAAAAAAACCGGAAACTATCATTTTTTCAAAGATCTACCCAAAAAAGAGATTACTATAATTGGGAAGGCATTGAGTAAAACTGATTTTGTAAAAGATTCCGAAGACAGGCAGTTCTTAGATTTTGAAAATTATGTACTGATTACTTATACCAAGGCAAGTCCGGATTCAAAATATATGACCGACAACTTTTATCAAGTTTCCTATTTAAAAGTTGAAAATGAAAAAGTTGAAGTTTTTTCAAATGGCAATTACTATAACCCACTTAACCTACTCGTCTATGGATACATGGGCTGGAAAAAAGTCGGAGATCTGATTCCTCTTGATTTTAACCCATAA
- a CDS encoding S46 family peptidase produces the protein MKKFALSLVVTMLLAPATIFADEGMWFLMFIERLNHRDMQKMGLQLTTDEIYSINHHSLKDAIVQFNGGCTAEIISKDGLVLTNHHCGYESIAELSTPESNYLRDGYWAADRSQELKPKSLYVRFFVRMDDVTKRILSKVNPQMTEAEREAAINKETALIQKENSEGGKYTVSVKSFFQGNEFYYFVYQDYKDVRFVGTPPESIGKFGGDTDNWEWPRHTGDFSMFRVYADSEGNPAEYSPENVPLKAKYHLPINLNGVKEGDFAMILGYPGRTNRWMPSGGIEQNVKYAYPAWVEGSKTGMDAMKKYMDQSDAIRLMYASKYARVANYWKNRQGMIDALTAHRTAHIKAENEKTFNKWASKKANKAKYGTVIKDINAYYKLTNEKARHDNYLMTMFRTSSFAIISRTLGRRLKNYASADEDVRKLMKPALEEEIKGFYKEIYLPAEKEILTRQLTLYTNKAGYILSPLVVDVAKRAKGDFAPYVHNLFELSLFGKEEYLLKFLEMPDLKTLENDDLYSFSEAMLGHYYKKTEEVEQAEEKFSKAYRLLVEGLRESKLSTILYPDANSTLRLTYGKVRALPEDKRNDAKDNFYTTMKGMVAKYKPNDPEFDLPKKVLEMFERKEFGRYADPNGYMPVNFLTDNDITGGNSGSPVLNGKGELIGLAFDGNIEAMAGDVIFDTELQRTINVDIRYVLWLIDEFSGAKHIVDEMTIVE, from the coding sequence ATGAAAAAATTTGCTTTATCATTAGTAGTAACAATGCTTTTAGCACCTGCTACTATTTTTGCAGATGAAGGAATGTGGTTTTTGATGTTCATTGAACGATTAAACCACCGCGATATGCAAAAAATGGGCTTACAGCTAACAACTGACGAAATTTATAGTATCAATCACCATAGTTTGAAAGATGCTATTGTTCAGTTTAACGGAGGTTGTACGGCTGAAATTATCTCAAAAGACGGATTAGTGTTAACCAATCACCATTGTGGTTACGAGTCTATAGCAGAGCTTTCTACTCCTGAATCTAACTATTTAAGAGACGGTTACTGGGCGGCAGACAGATCACAGGAATTGAAACCTAAAAGTTTATATGTTCGCTTTTTTGTCCGAATGGATGATGTGACCAAAAGAATCTTATCAAAAGTAAATCCGCAAATGACAGAAGCAGAGCGGGAAGCAGCCATTAACAAAGAAACAGCATTGATCCAGAAAGAGAATAGCGAAGGCGGGAAATATACAGTTTCCGTAAAGTCATTCTTTCAGGGAAATGAGTTTTATTACTTTGTGTACCAAGACTATAAAGACGTACGTTTTGTAGGAACACCACCGGAAAGTATCGGGAAATTTGGCGGAGATACAGATAACTGGGAATGGCCTCGTCATACCGGAGATTTTTCCATGTTCAGAGTATATGCAGATTCAGAAGGAAATCCTGCTGAATATTCACCGGAAAATGTGCCTTTAAAAGCGAAATACCATTTACCGATCAATTTGAATGGTGTAAAAGAGGGTGATTTTGCAATGATCTTAGGTTATCCGGGAAGAACTAACCGTTGGATGCCATCAGGAGGAATTGAGCAAAATGTAAAATATGCGTATCCGGCTTGGGTAGAAGGTTCTAAAACCGGTATGGATGCTATGAAAAAATATATGGATCAGAGTGATGCTATTCGTTTGATGTATGCTTCAAAATATGCACGCGTAGCAAACTATTGGAAGAATCGTCAAGGAATGATAGATGCTTTAACAGCGCATAGAACGGCACATATCAAAGCCGAAAATGAGAAAACTTTTAATAAGTGGGCAAGTAAAAAGGCTAATAAAGCTAAATATGGCACTGTTATAAAAGATATCAATGCCTATTACAAACTGACCAATGAAAAAGCACGTCATGATAATTACTTGATGACTATGTTCAGAACCAGTTCGTTTGCCATTATTTCCAGAACTTTGGGGAGAAGACTGAAAAATTATGCAAGTGCTGATGAGGATGTTAGAAAATTAATGAAACCGGCATTAGAAGAAGAAATCAAAGGTTTTTATAAAGAAATCTATCTTCCGGCAGAAAAAGAGATTCTGACCCGACAATTGACATTGTATACAAATAAAGCGGGATACATTTTGTCTCCGTTAGTAGTTGATGTGGCAAAAAGAGCAAAAGGTGATTTTGCGCCTTATGTGCATAATTTATTTGAATTATCACTTTTCGGAAAAGAGGAATATTTGCTGAAATTTTTAGAGATGCCAGATCTGAAAACATTAGAGAATGATGATCTGTATAGTTTTTCTGAAGCGATGCTTGGACATTATTATAAGAAAACAGAAGAAGTAGAGCAGGCAGAAGAAAAATTTTCAAAAGCATACCGTTTATTGGTGGAAGGTTTGAGAGAATCTAAATTAAGCACGATCTTATATCCGGATGCGAATTCCACATTGCGTTTAACATACGGAAAAGTAAGAGCATTGCCGGAAGATAAAAGAAATGATGCTAAAGACAACTTCTATACAACGATGAAAGGGATGGTAGCTAAGTATAAACCGAATGATCCGGAATTTGATTTGCCTAAAAAAGTTTTAGAGATGTTTGAACGAAAAGAGTTCGGACGTTATGCTGATCCGAATGGCTATATGCCGGTGAATTTCTTAACAGATAATGATATTACCGGAGGAAATTCAGGTTCGCCGGTATTAAACGGAAAAGGAGAATTGATAGGTTTAGCATTTGACGGAAATATTGAAGCTATGGCAGGAGATGTGATTTTTGATACGGAATTGCAAAGAACCATTAATGTAGATATCCGTTATGTATTATGGCTTATTGATGAGTTTTCCGGAGCGAAACATATTGTAGATGAAATGACGATTGTTGAATAA